From the bacterium genome, the window CGATGTTCGAGCTGCCGTAGCTGCGCTCTTGGTAGCGAACCGGGACTTCCACGATCTTCAGGTTCAACTTGCTGGCGCCAAACAGCAGGTCAAAGTCTCCAAAGGGGTCGAAGTCACCGAAGTAACTGCGACCGGCCTTGAGCCGTTCGTAGTCGTCCTTCCAGATCACCTTCGTGCCGCAGAGGGTGTCCTTGAGCCGTT encodes:
- a CDS encoding glycosyl transferase, which gives rise to RLKDTLCGTKVIWKDDYERLKAGRSYFGDFDPFGDFDLLFGASKLNLKIVEVPVRYQERSYGSSNIAHVKEGLILGQMCLYAARKLRFI